Proteins co-encoded in one Andreesenia angusta genomic window:
- the secA gene encoding preprotein translocase subunit SecA, which translates to MKFLIEKVFGSYSQREIKKIEPIVDKIELLDGEISALSDSELKAKTAEFKQRYTDGESLDDLLVEAFAVVREAAWRVLGMKHYRVQLIGGVVLHQGRIAEMKTGEGKTLVATLPVYLNALSGKGVHVVTVNDYLAHRDMELMGRVYGFLGLTTGCILNDMKSPERRAAYAADITYGTNNEFGFDYLRDNMVIYKREMVQRDLNFAIVDEVDSILIDEARTPLIISGAGDKSTDLYRIADAFVKKLSGRIIDPKEKKDMLFDREYVMETVDFTVDEKAKSVNLTEVGVEKAEKFFSVENLADPVNMETLHHINQALKANNIMKRDIDYVVVEGEILIVDEFTGRIMYGRRYSEGLHQAIEAKEGLEVKRESKTLATVTFQNYFRMYKKLSGMTGTAKTEEQEFRDIYKVDVIEIPTNKPIARLDYPDVVYKNIAGKMKAVVKEIKEKHEKGQPVLVGTISIETSEFLSKMLKREGIKHEVLNAKYHEREAEIISQAGRYAAVTIATNMAGRGTDIMLGGNAEFMAKRELKKNGYSEEAIASVDGSTETDNEEIVSARAEYKELHAKYKKMTSEENAKVLEAGGLHIIGTERHETRRIDNQLRGRAGRQGDVGSSKFFVSLEDDLMRLFGSERIQGLIESLGMPEDEPLEHKMLSRSIESAQRKIEGNNFSIRKHVLQYDDVMNKQREVIYEERRKVLEGENLREYIDSMVENTINGAVDTYTADGKYPEEWDLAGLENYLEGVLPLKGRAEIDDVNSLTKESLKEKLVAAAKEIYDEKEQEIGVETLRELERVILLRVVDTRWMDHIDAMDQLKQGIGLRAMGQEDPVRAYQVEGFDMFEEMIESIQEETIKNLYHLERSDKMERERVAEPVMAVHGDEVSGGKTVTVEDKVGRNDLCPCGSGKKYKKCCGVGENE; encoded by the coding sequence TTGAAATTTTTAATAGAAAAGGTATTTGGAAGTTACAGCCAAAGAGAGATAAAGAAGATAGAGCCTATTGTGGACAAGATAGAGTTGCTGGACGGGGAGATAAGCGCTCTTTCTGACTCGGAGCTTAAGGCGAAGACTGCGGAGTTCAAGCAGAGATATACGGACGGAGAGAGTCTTGACGACCTGCTTGTAGAGGCATTTGCAGTTGTAAGGGAGGCCGCTTGGAGGGTGCTTGGGATGAAGCACTACAGAGTTCAGCTTATAGGTGGGGTTGTGCTTCACCAGGGAAGGATAGCGGAGATGAAGACAGGAGAAGGTAAGACGCTTGTGGCGACGCTTCCTGTCTATTTGAACGCGCTTTCAGGCAAGGGAGTCCACGTTGTGACTGTGAATGACTACTTGGCTCACAGGGACATGGAGCTTATGGGAAGGGTATACGGATTTCTAGGCCTTACTACGGGCTGCATACTGAACGACATGAAGAGTCCGGAGAGAAGGGCTGCATATGCGGCAGATATAACTTACGGTACAAACAACGAGTTCGGATTCGACTACCTAAGGGACAACATGGTTATATACAAGAGAGAGATGGTCCAGAGAGACCTTAACTTCGCCATAGTGGACGAGGTGGACAGTATACTTATAGACGAGGCTAGAACGCCGCTTATAATCTCTGGAGCAGGGGACAAGTCTACAGACCTTTATAGGATAGCCGACGCCTTCGTGAAGAAGCTTTCTGGAAGGATAATAGACCCTAAAGAGAAGAAAGACATGCTTTTCGACAGGGAGTACGTTATGGAGACTGTGGACTTCACAGTGGACGAGAAGGCCAAGTCTGTAAACCTGACAGAGGTAGGGGTGGAGAAGGCTGAGAAGTTCTTCTCGGTCGAGAACCTTGCTGACCCTGTAAACATGGAGACTCTTCACCATATAAACCAGGCGCTAAAGGCCAACAATATCATGAAGAGGGATATAGACTATGTTGTAGTTGAAGGCGAGATACTTATAGTGGACGAGTTCACTGGAAGGATAATGTACGGTAGAAGGTACAGCGAGGGACTTCATCAGGCCATAGAGGCCAAGGAAGGGCTTGAAGTTAAGAGGGAGTCTAAGACGCTTGCGACTGTGACTTTCCAGAATTACTTCAGGATGTACAAGAAGCTGTCTGGTATGACAGGTACAGCCAAGACGGAGGAGCAGGAGTTCAGGGACATCTACAAGGTGGACGTAATAGAGATACCTACAAACAAGCCTATAGCGAGACTTGACTACCCGGACGTAGTCTACAAGAACATAGCTGGCAAGATGAAGGCCGTTGTAAAAGAGATAAAGGAAAAGCACGAAAAGGGACAGCCTGTGCTTGTGGGTACTATCTCAATAGAGACTTCGGAGTTCTTAAGCAAGATGCTTAAGCGCGAGGGGATAAAGCACGAGGTGCTAAACGCCAAGTACCACGAGCGTGAGGCGGAGATAATATCTCAGGCCGGTAGATACGCAGCCGTGACTATAGCTACAAACATGGCCGGACGTGGTACCGACATAATGCTTGGAGGAAATGCCGAGTTTATGGCCAAGAGGGAGCTTAAGAAAAACGGGTACTCTGAAGAGGCCATAGCTTCTGTAGATGGAAGCACTGAGACAGACAACGAGGAGATAGTTTCGGCTAGAGCTGAGTACAAGGAGCTTCACGCTAAGTACAAGAAGATGACTTCAGAGGAAAACGCCAAGGTGCTTGAAGCTGGCGGACTCCACATAATAGGTACTGAAAGGCATGAGACTAGGCGTATAGACAACCAGCTTAGAGGGCGTGCCGGACGTCAGGGAGACGTGGGTTCTTCCAAGTTCTTTGTTTCGCTTGAAGATGATTTGATGAGGCTTTTCGGAAGCGAGAGGATACAGGGGCTTATAGAGTCGCTTGGAATGCCGGAGGACGAGCCGCTTGAGCACAAGATGCTTTCAAGGTCTATAGAGAGTGCCCAGAGGAAGATAGAGGGCAACAACTTCAGTATCAGAAAGCACGTGCTTCAGTACGACGACGTAATGAACAAGCAGAGAGAGGTTATATACGAAGAGAGAAGAAAGGTGCTTGAAGGCGAGAACTTGAGAGAGTATATAGATTCTATGGTGGAGAACACCATAAACGGCGCTGTAGACACTTATACGGCCGACGGAAAGTATCCAGAGGAATGGGATCTTGCGGGGCTTGAGAACTATCTGGAGGGAGTGCTTCCGCTTAAGGGAAGGGCTGAGATAGACGATGTGAACAGCCTTACAAAAGAGAGCCTTAAAGAGAAGCTAGTGGCCGCTGCCAAGGAGATATACGACGAGAAAGAGCAGGAGATAGGCGTGGAGACTCTAAGAGAGCTTGAGCGTGTGATACTGCTTAGGGTTGTAGACACAAGATGGATGGACCATATAGACGCCATGGATCAGCTTAAGCAGGGTATAGGGCTTAGAGCTATGGGCCAGGAAGACCCTGTGAGGGCATACCAGGTGGAAGGATTCGACATGTTTGAAGAGATGATAGAGAGCATACAAGAAGAGACTATAAAGAACCTTTACCACCTTGAGAGATCTGACAAGATGGAGAGAGAGAGAGTTGCAGAGCCTGTGATGGCAGTGCATGGAGACGAGGTTTCGGGCGGAAAGACTGTGACTGTGGAAGACAAGGTCGGCAGAAACGATCTATGCCCATGCGGAAGCGGCAAGAAGTACAAGAAATGCTGCGGAGTCGGAGAAAACGAATAG
- the prfB gene encoding peptide chain release factor 2 (programmed frameshift) produces the protein MVNLECYKEKLDFFIKELQELGESLDKGLLETEIEKLEQETMSEGFWDDSSKAQETVQKMNAYKEKLDEYLELESLVEDSELILELSESCDDESCIDELKDNLKKLEKQVDEFRLKTLLSGEYDANNAIMAIHAGAGGLEAQDWAEMLLRMYKRWAESKNYSIEIIDYIKDTEGGIKSVTMIIKGRNAYGYLKSEKGVHRLVRISPFDSSGKRHTSFASVDISPEIGDDVDVEINPVDLKIDTYRASGAGGQHVNTTDSAIRITHLPTGIVVQCQNQRSQHSNKATAMRMLISKLVDLKEAEQKEKIEDLQGNYNQIGWGSQIRSYVFHPYSMVKDHRTNAEVGNTDSVMDGCIDKFINEYLSYKAKQKESL, from the exons ATTGTAAATCTAGAGTGCTACAAGGAAAAGCTAGACTTTTTCATAAAGGAACTGCAGGAATTAGGTGAATCCCTT GACAAGGGATTGCTTGAAACTGAGATAGAGAAGCTGGAGCAGGAGACTATGTCTGAAGGCTTCTGGGACGACTCTTCAAAGGCGCAGGAGACTGTGCAGAAGATGAACGCGTACAAAGAGAAGCTAGACGAGTATCTGGAGCTTGAGTCGCTTGTGGAAGACTCAGAGCTCATACTGGAGCTTTCGGAGAGCTGCGACGACGAGTCGTGCATAGACGAGCTGAAGGACAATCTCAAGAAGCTTGAAAAGCAGGTAGACGAGTTCAGGCTGAAGACTCTCCTTTCGGGGGAGTACGACGCCAACAACGCCATAATGGCGATACACGCCGGAGCGGGGGGGCTGGAGGCACAGGACTGGGCCGAGATGCTGCTTAGGATGTACAAGCGTTGGGCTGAATCTAAGAACTACAGTATAGAGATAATAGACTATATAAAGGACACCGAGGGCGGCATAAAGTCGGTAACTATGATTATAAAGGGCAGAAACGCCTACGGCTATCTGAAGAGCGAGAAAGGGGTCCACAGGCTTGTCAGGATTTCTCCTTTCGACTCTTCGGGAAAGAGGCACACTTCTTTTGCATCTGTGGATATCTCTCCTGAAATAGGGGACGATGTGGACGTGGAGATAAACCCTGTGGATCTTAAGATAGATACCTACAGGGCCAGCGGGGCTGGTGGACAGCATGTAAACACCACTGACTCTGCCATCAGAATAACACATCTTCCTACGGGGATAGTTGTGCAGTGCCAGAACCAGAGGTCTCAGCACAGCAACAAGGCCACGGCCATGAGGATGCTTATCTCAAAGCTTGTTGACCTTAAAGAGGCGGAGCAAAAAGAAAAGATAGAGGATCTTCAGGGTAACTACAACCAGATAGGCTGGGGGTCGCAGATAAGGTCCTATGTTTTCCATCCGTACAGCATGGTGAAGGACCACAGGACTAACGCCGAGGTCGGAAACACGGACAGCGTTATGGACGGGTGTATAGATAAGTTTATAAATGAATATTTAAGCTACAAGGCAAAGCAAAAAGAGAGTCTCTAG
- a CDS encoding Tex family protein produces MDILKQLQDEFRLKPFQVNNTVKLIDEGNTIPFIARYRKEQTGTLDDVTLRELDERLSYLRNLEGKKEEIKRHIEEQGSLTEELTAEIEKATTIQRLEDLYRPYRPKRRTRATMAKEKGLDSLADLIFSQSETCGDIAEIASGYIDSEKGVSSAEEALAGAMDIMAEMISDDPAHREVIRKKLYEESVLETSEIPLKDGEEESKKTDRSTYEMYFSYTEPVKKVPSHRVLAINRAEAEKVIKVKLSSLEETIVPLLKARIVSQSKSLGREYLEESIADSYKRLIFPSVEREIRNELTESAEAQAIKVFGLNLQPLLLQAPIKDKVVMGFDPAYRTGCKLAVVDGTGKLLEYTTIYPTQPQNKVAESKATLASLVEKHGVDIIAIGNGTGSRESEAIVSELITEMKRELYYTIVNEAGASIYSASALGAKEYPDVDVSIRGAISIARRLQDPLAELVKIDPKHIGVGQYQHDLNQSKLDETLKNVVEDSVNSVGVDLNTASSSLLGYVSGISASVAKNICDYREENGKFESRSELLKVKRLGKSTFVQCAGFLRISGGKNILDYTGVHPESYDATEKLLEKLSVEKSDSGLKSVDWEPIECRVTELASELGIGEITLSDIISELKKPGRDPREDMPAPVFRTDVLKMEDLKPGMVLTGTVRNVVDFGAFVDIGVKQDGLVHISQLSDRYVKNPMDVVAVGDNIEVKVLEIDLKKQRIALSRKDI; encoded by the coding sequence ATGGATATATTAAAGCAACTTCAAGACGAATTCAGGCTAAAGCCTTTTCAGGTCAACAACACGGTGAAGCTTATAGACGAGGGGAATACTATCCCCTTTATAGCTAGGTACAGGAAAGAGCAGACAGGAACGCTTGACGACGTCACGCTTAGGGAGCTTGACGAAAGGCTTTCGTACCTTAGAAACCTGGAGGGCAAGAAAGAGGAGATAAAGAGACATATAGAGGAGCAGGGTTCGCTTACAGAGGAGCTTACGGCAGAGATAGAGAAGGCGACGACTATACAGAGGCTTGAAGACCTATACAGGCCGTACAGGCCAAAGCGAAGGACGAGAGCCACTATGGCCAAGGAAAAAGGTCTAGACTCGCTTGCTGACCTTATATTCTCGCAGTCCGAGACGTGCGGAGACATAGCGGAAATAGCTTCAGGATATATAGACTCGGAAAAAGGCGTATCCAGCGCTGAAGAGGCGCTTGCGGGAGCTATGGACATAATGGCCGAGATGATCTCGGACGACCCAGCCCACAGAGAGGTAATCAGAAAGAAGCTGTACGAGGAGAGCGTACTCGAGACTTCGGAGATACCACTCAAGGACGGGGAAGAGGAGAGCAAAAAGACGGACAGATCTACCTATGAGATGTACTTCAGCTACACCGAGCCTGTAAAGAAGGTTCCAAGCCACAGGGTACTTGCTATAAACAGGGCGGAGGCCGAAAAGGTGATAAAGGTAAAGCTGTCCAGCTTAGAGGAGACTATAGTCCCGCTTTTAAAAGCCAGAATAGTCTCGCAGAGCAAGAGCTTAGGGAGAGAGTATTTAGAGGAGAGCATAGCGGACAGCTACAAGAGGCTTATCTTCCCTTCTGTGGAGAGGGAGATCAGAAACGAGCTTACGGAGTCTGCTGAGGCCCAGGCTATAAAGGTCTTTGGGCTGAATCTTCAGCCGCTTCTACTCCAGGCACCTATAAAGGACAAGGTGGTCATGGGGTTCGACCCTGCCTACAGAACAGGGTGTAAGCTGGCCGTGGTGGACGGAACAGGAAAGCTGCTGGAGTACACCACCATCTACCCTACGCAGCCTCAGAACAAGGTGGCGGAGTCCAAGGCGACGCTTGCATCGCTTGTGGAGAAGCACGGGGTGGACATCATAGCCATAGGAAACGGAACAGGCTCTAGGGAGTCGGAAGCCATAGTCTCGGAGCTTATCACGGAGATGAAGAGAGAGCTATACTACACGATAGTAAACGAGGCTGGGGCTTCTATCTACTCGGCTTCTGCGCTTGGAGCGAAGGAGTACCCTGATGTGGACGTGTCTATAAGGGGAGCCATATCTATAGCGAGAAGACTTCAGGACCCGCTTGCGGAGCTTGTGAAGATAGATCCCAAGCATATAGGTGTAGGGCAGTACCAGCATGACCTCAACCAGTCTAAGCTGGACGAGACGCTTAAGAATGTGGTGGAGGACTCTGTAAACAGCGTAGGAGTGGACTTGAACACGGCCTCTTCGTCGCTCCTTGGGTATGTATCCGGGATAAGCGCATCTGTTGCGAAAAACATCTGCGACTACAGGGAGGAGAATGGAAAGTTTGAAAGCCGCTCCGAGCTGCTGAAGGTCAAGAGGCTCGGGAAGTCCACTTTTGTGCAGTGTGCAGGGTTTCTCAGGATTTCCGGCGGGAAAAACATATTGGACTACACGGGAGTCCATCCAGAGTCGTACGATGCCACGGAGAAGCTGCTTGAAAAGCTCTCTGTGGAGAAGTCTGACTCAGGGCTGAAGTCTGTAGACTGGGAGCCGATTGAGTGCAGGGTTACAGAGCTTGCGTCCGAGCTTGGGATAGGGGAGATCACTCTTTCCGACATAATCTCTGAGCTCAAGAAGCCTGGAAGAGACCCAAGAGAGGACATGCCTGCCCCTGTATTTAGGACAGATGTGCTCAAGATGGAGGACCTAAAGCCCGGGATGGTGCTGACTGGAACTGTGAGGAATGTGGTTGACTTTGGAGCTTTTGTGGATATCGGGGTCAAACAGGACGGACTTGTCCACATATCTCAGCTGTCCGACAGGTATGTGAAAAACCCTATGGACGTGGTCGCTGTAGGTGATAATATAGAGGTGAAGGTGCTGGAAATTGACCTTAAAAAGCAGAGGATAGCGCTTAGTAGAAAGGATATTTAG
- a CDS encoding amidohydrolase: MSKMLIKNGTLYTMGEKGIVEKGDILIEDGIIKEIGENIEIEEGDVFDVSGAFVMPGMIDAHCHVGLSEEGISKSVDDSNEMNDPVTPQLRVIDGINPLDMGFRDAYQNGITTLGIAPGSANIVAGQFAVMKTFGNRVDYMAIDEKNGIKVSLGENPISVYGKSGKTPATRMAVAAILRETLLKAEEYMDLKSRALDEDRDEPSFDMKYEAMLDVIDGSIPLRIHVHRSDDIFTAIRIAREFNLDIVLEHCTEGHFIADQLAEEGYPVVLGPGLTDKSKYELRNLSFKTPAELVKRGIKVAIMTDAPEVPIKYLPICAGLAVKEGLDEYEALKCITINPAEILRVDDRVGSLEVGKEADIAVFSGNPIRDIYSKNILTMINGVIVHIMAQKEEVQDEQADKQ; the protein is encoded by the coding sequence ATGAGCAAGATGCTTATAAAAAACGGGACGCTCTACACTATGGGCGAAAAAGGCATAGTGGAGAAGGGTGATATACTTATAGAAGACGGGATAATAAAAGAGATAGGCGAGAATATAGAGATAGAGGAAGGCGATGTGTTCGACGTCAGCGGGGCTTTTGTAATGCCTGGGATGATAGACGCCCACTGCCATGTGGGGCTTTCTGAGGAAGGCATAAGCAAGTCTGTGGACGACTCTAACGAGATGAACGACCCTGTAACGCCCCAGCTCAGGGTTATAGACGGCATAAATCCGCTTGACATGGGCTTCAGAGATGCATACCAGAACGGGATAACTACTCTTGGAATAGCTCCAGGGTCTGCCAACATAGTGGCGGGACAGTTCGCCGTGATGAAGACCTTTGGAAACAGGGTGGACTACATGGCTATAGACGAGAAAAACGGGATAAAGGTCTCGCTTGGGGAAAACCCTATATCGGTGTACGGAAAGAGCGGCAAGACCCCAGCGACCAGGATGGCTGTAGCTGCCATTCTAAGAGAGACGCTGCTGAAAGCGGAGGAGTACATGGACTTAAAGAGCAGGGCGCTTGACGAGGACAGGGACGAGCCGTCGTTTGACATGAAGTATGAGGCTATGCTTGATGTGATAGACGGAAGCATCCCGCTTAGGATACATGTACACAGGTCTGATGACATATTCACCGCCATCAGGATTGCAAGGGAGTTCAACTTGGACATAGTGCTTGAACACTGCACGGAGGGCCATTTTATAGCCGACCAGCTGGCGGAGGAAGGCTACCCTGTGGTGCTCGGACCTGGACTTACCGACAAGTCCAAGTATGAGCTGAGGAACTTGAGCTTCAAGACGCCGGCTGAGCTTGTGAAGAGAGGCATAAAAGTGGCTATAATGACAGACGCTCCAGAGGTGCCTATAAAGTACCTTCCAATCTGCGCAGGGCTTGCGGTCAAAGAGGGGCTGGATGAATACGAGGCGCTTAAGTGCATAACTATAAACCCCGCCGAGATACTCAGGGTAGACGACAGAGTCGGAAGCCTTGAGGTTGGAAAAGAGGCCGATATAGCTGTGTTCAGCGGAAACCCCATAAGGGATATCTACTCCAAGAACATACTCACTATGATAAACGGAGTCATAGTTCACATAATGGCGCAAAAGGAGGAAGTTCAGGATGAACAAGCGGATAAACAGTAG
- a CDS encoding ECF transporter S component, producing MNKRINSRMGVDYMVKVSVLSVLAFLIMLIELPLPFTPEFLKIDLSDLPSLVASFAMGPVAGILVQLLKNILKIALRGTNTLFVGELANFLVGSIYVVVASLIYRRKRTKGSAVKGLVLATLLMSVFASAANYFVLLPFYAKVYGVPLEAYVDMAKSVNAYVVDLRSFIVFGIFPFNFVKGVLIAIVGYPVYTRLRMAIER from the coding sequence ATGAACAAGCGGATAAACAGTAGAATGGGAGTAGACTATATGGTCAAAGTATCTGTGCTTTCAGTGCTTGCGTTTTTGATAATGCTTATAGAGCTGCCGCTTCCATTCACTCCTGAGTTCCTGAAGATAGATTTAAGCGACCTTCCGTCACTTGTGGCTTCGTTCGCCATGGGTCCGGTGGCTGGAATACTGGTTCAGCTTTTAAAGAACATACTGAAGATTGCGCTCAGAGGCACCAACACCCTCTTCGTGGGAGAGCTTGCGAACTTTCTGGTGGGATCCATATACGTAGTTGTGGCGTCACTGATCTACAGGAGAAAGAGGACCAAGGGGTCTGCTGTCAAAGGTCTTGTGCTGGCTACGCTTCTTATGTCTGTATTCGCTTCAGCCGCCAACTACTTTGTGCTGCTGCCGTTCTACGCCAAGGTCTACGGCGTGCCTCTAGAGGCCTATGTTGACATGGCCAAGAGCGTAAATGCCTATGTTGTAGACCTCAGAAGCTTTATTGTGTTTGGAATATTCCCTTTCAACTTTGTAAAGGGTGTGCTTATAGCTATAGTCGGGTATCCTGTCTACACAAGACTCAGGATGGCCATAGAGAGGTGA
- the tsaE gene encoding tRNA (adenosine(37)-N6)-threonylcarbamoyltransferase complex ATPase subunit type 1 TsaE — MKKLEINSLSEMEDFGYRLGCLLKGGEVITLNGDLGAGKTSLTKAIARGLGIEEHITSPTFTIVNEYEGRLKLYHFDVYRLESPEEMYDLGYEEYFYSDGVSVVEWAEIVYSVLPEEKLEIYIYRGDGDEERQLKFVPVGSRYEKLVEELIR, encoded by the coding sequence ATGAAAAAGCTAGAGATAAACTCGCTCTCCGAGATGGAGGACTTTGGGTACAGACTTGGGTGTCTGCTGAAGGGTGGAGAGGTTATAACGCTGAACGGCGACCTTGGAGCCGGAAAGACAAGCCTTACAAAGGCCATAGCCAGAGGGCTTGGGATAGAGGAACATATAACAAGCCCTACTTTCACGATAGTGAACGAGTACGAGGGAAGGCTGAAGCTCTACCACTTCGACGTCTACAGGCTGGAATCGCCTGAGGAGATGTACGACCTGGGCTACGAGGAGTACTTCTACTCAGACGGCGTGTCTGTGGTGGAGTGGGCCGAGATAGTCTACAGCGTGCTGCCTGAGGAAAAGCTGGAGATATATATATACAGAGGAGATGGGGATGAGGAGAGACAACTGAAGTTTGTACCTGTAGGAAGCAGGTATGAAAAGCTTGTAGAGGAGTTGATTAGATGA
- the tsaB gene encoding tRNA (adenosine(37)-N6)-threonylcarbamoyltransferase complex dimerization subunit type 1 TsaB: MIVLGIDSSTTVATVALSSREKLLGEYSIDDKNTHSQKLMVMVDSLLEQMEMDIADVDFFAVSKGPGSFTGLRIGVATAKSFAYALDKKIVGISSLKVIAENHIHFSGTVVPMMDARNKRVFASAYSGDGRVLEEALAEEAFGLSELFEKLEAMDGDILFAGDGSVSYRAEIEERFGDRAVFAEKHLNTPRASALCNLAYEAHDRGEFESCFEMKPEYLRESQAEQQRKSRVQNG; encoded by the coding sequence ATGATAGTACTTGGAATAGACAGCTCTACCACTGTGGCTACTGTCGCCCTTTCTAGCAGAGAGAAGCTGCTTGGTGAGTACAGCATAGACGACAAGAACACCCATTCCCAGAAGCTTATGGTGATGGTGGACAGTCTGCTTGAGCAGATGGAGATGGACATAGCAGACGTGGATTTCTTTGCTGTATCTAAGGGGCCTGGATCGTTTACGGGACTTAGGATAGGCGTTGCGACTGCGAAGTCGTTCGCCTATGCGCTTGACAAGAAAATAGTTGGGATTTCATCGCTCAAGGTGATTGCAGAGAATCATATTCACTTTAGCGGTACGGTAGTTCCCATGATGGACGCCAGAAACAAGAGGGTGTTTGCGTCGGCCTACAGCGGAGACGGCAGAGTGCTTGAAGAGGCTCTGGCTGAGGAGGCTTTTGGCCTTTCAGAGCTCTTTGAAAAGCTGGAGGCGATGGACGGAGACATCTTGTTTGCTGGAGACGGCAGCGTATCATACAGGGCCGAGATAGAGGAGAGGTTTGGAGATAGGGCGGTATTTGCAGAAAAGCATCTCAACACGCCTAGGGCCTCTGCACTCTGTAATCTTGCCTATGAAGCGCACGACAGAGGTGAGTTTGAGAGCTGCTTTGAAATGAAGCCGGAGTACCTCAGGGAGTCTCAGGCTGAACAGCAGAGAAAGTCGAGGGTTCAAAATGGATAG
- the rimI gene encoding ribosomal protein S18-alanine N-acetyltransferase, with amino-acid sequence MDRTAVRDMEERDLERVAEIEALSFSSPWSIEAFRKELRENSLAVYLVCEIDGELAGYMGMWKVVDEGHVTNVAVDPKFRGMGVGNELLSEMVIRARESNLVSMTLEVRVSNVQAIGLYKKHGFKDVGTRPKYYDNGEDAIIMWKTL; translated from the coding sequence ATGGATAGAACAGCTGTGAGAGATATGGAAGAGAGGGACCTTGAGAGAGTGGCGGAGATAGAGGCTCTCTCTTTTTCTTCGCCCTGGAGCATTGAAGCCTTCAGAAAGGAGCTTAGAGAAAACAGTCTAGCTGTATATCTCGTCTGTGAAATAGACGGAGAGCTGGCGGGATATATGGGCATGTGGAAAGTTGTGGACGAAGGTCACGTGACCAATGTAGCTGTTGATCCGAAGTTCAGAGGAATGGGTGTAGGAAACGAATTGCTCTCTGAAATGGTGATCAGGGCCAGAGAGAGCAATCTTGTGTCTATGACGCTGGAAGTCAGAGTGTCCAACGTCCAGGCCATCGGCCTCTACAAAAAGCACGGCTTTAAGGACGTTGGAACTAGACCTAAATACTACGACAACGGCGAAGACGCGATCATAATGTGGAAGACTTTATAG